In one Thermodesulfobacteriota bacterium genomic region, the following are encoded:
- a CDS encoding DUF4437 domain-containing protein, with amino-acid sequence MSCTQVASDSVAPNSNTDPTINVVTTTDLKWEQLNPARGANSPMAATLWGDRTGPGPSGFLLKPVDGFKSPPHVHTANYHGLVIKGSIHNAEPDAQELYLGPGSFWTQPGGGVHITAAKGSSIAYIEVEDTFDVLPADKKVKNDKTAVVMPASSIDWVNLPNMPSSSEVPKMAVLWGNPYDDSFSGTLVKIPAGFTATMRALGSTLHAVVIQGEIMHRAAGQIGFDTLGEGGYFGSNKEYIHETSCLDEDHCIIYLRNDGKLEVLSANLER; translated from the coding sequence TTGTCTTGCACGCAAGTTGCATCTGATAGCGTAGCTCCAAATTCGAACACTGATCCAACTATCAATGTTGTGACAACGACGGACCTTAAGTGGGAACAACTAAACCCAGCTCGCGGAGCTAATAGCCCAATGGCTGCTACACTATGGGGTGACCGCACTGGCCCTGGACCGTCAGGTTTTCTGCTTAAGCCGGTTGACGGTTTTAAGTCCCCGCCTCATGTCCACACTGCCAATTACCACGGGTTAGTTATTAAAGGTTCCATACACAACGCTGAACCTGATGCTCAAGAGTTATATCTTGGACCAGGATCTTTCTGGACACAGCCCGGAGGCGGTGTTCACATTACCGCTGCAAAGGGTAGTAGCATTGCATATATAGAGGTAGAGGACACATTTGATGTGCTGCCTGCGGATAAGAAAGTAAAAAACGATAAAACTGCGGTTGTGATGCCCGCTTCAAGCATTGACTGGGTCAATCTCCCCAATATGCCCTCATCATCTGAGGTTCCTAAGATGGCTGTTCTTTGGGGTAATCCATATGATGATAGTTTTAGCGGGACCCTAGTTAAGATACCAGCTGGATTTACTGCAACTATGCGCGCCCTTGGCTCAACACTCCATGCAGTTGTTATTCAGGGAGAAATCATGCACCGGGCAGCTGGACAGATTGGTTTTGATACTTTAGGGGAGGGCGGCTATTTTGGCTCTAACAAAGAGTACATTCATGAGACTTCTTGTTTAGATGAGGATCATTGTATTATCTATCTACGAAATGATGGAAAACTAGAAGTTTTATCAGCAAACCTCGAGAGGTAG
- a CDS encoding acyl-CoA thioesterase — protein sequence MAENKFKEAIEVINSDLVIPPHTNHIGTIFGGRVLELMDATGAMAAMRFSDQDVVTASIDAVDFKKPIQLGDIIELRAKVIYTARTSMVVKVDLFRVGKTDHKKDFSCRGYLIFVAITSEGKPTEVPTLKVRTEEEKDFWAIGEKIKQRAKERQIRDSQG from the coding sequence TTGGCAGAAAATAAATTTAAAGAGGCTATAGAAGTAATAAACTCAGACTTGGTTATACCACCTCATACTAATCACATCGGGACAATTTTTGGAGGTAGGGTGCTCGAGCTTATGGATGCAACAGGCGCTATGGCTGCGATGAGATTTTCTGATCAAGATGTTGTAACTGCCTCGATAGATGCTGTGGATTTTAAAAAACCGATACAACTCGGAGATATTATAGAGCTAAGAGCCAAGGTGATATACACTGCCAGGACATCTATGGTGGTTAAGGTTGACCTATTTAGAGTTGGCAAAACAGACCACAAAAAAGATTTTAGCTGCAGAGGATACTTGATTTTTGTAGCGATCACTTCAGAGGGAAAGCCTACCGAGGTTCCTACGCTCAAAGTTAGAACTGAAGAGGAAAAAGATTTTTGGGCTATAGGCGAGAAAATCAAACAAAGGGCCAAAGAAAGACAGATTCGAGATTCTCAGGGGTAG
- a CDS encoding AAA family ATPase — MERALEKLNLIRTELKSAYLERDEVIDGTLIALLTNNHMLLIGPPGTAKSQLVSEICKKIEGASYFQWLLTKFTAPEELFGAVSLKGLENDEYRRVTTGKLPESHIVFLDEVFKASSSILNTLLTVMNERIYYNGTQVAEIPLISLFGASNELPTEEDELEALYDRFLLRYVVDYIKEDFRFLKLLQGEENSTTDNMISPQELESCKDQAMKTQLPSNILKLIGRIRMELSKKGIKPSDRRYKQSISVLKAKAYLEGRDEVGEEDLRYLENVLWRDPGEKAEIQSVIHQALHGYKDRLRELVIQAKEMDGYSKRDWENEDMSIKANIEAQTKLKQIVSNVNDLIQECEQRGKPTDDIDKAKLEIEEIQKEILDRLVSGTEEMA, encoded by the coding sequence ATGGAAAGAGCTCTAGAAAAATTAAATCTAATCAGGACAGAACTTAAGTCTGCATATTTAGAAAGGGATGAGGTTATTGATGGAACCCTAATCGCGCTTCTCACCAATAACCATATGCTGCTTATCGGCCCCCCGGGAACCGCAAAATCCCAGCTGGTAAGCGAAATATGCAAAAAGATTGAAGGTGCTAGCTATTTTCAGTGGCTACTTACAAAGTTCACAGCCCCTGAGGAGCTTTTTGGAGCAGTAAGCCTAAAGGGACTTGAGAATGATGAATACAGACGAGTTACTACTGGAAAACTCCCAGAGTCTCACATTGTATTTTTAGATGAGGTATTTAAGGCAAGCTCTTCGATACTTAACACCCTTCTCACCGTAATGAATGAGAGAATCTATTACAACGGCACTCAAGTCGCAGAGATACCACTTATTTCGCTATTTGGTGCAAGTAACGAGCTTCCTACAGAGGAAGATGAGTTAGAAGCTCTATATGACAGATTTTTACTCAGATATGTAGTTGATTATATCAAAGAGGATTTCAGATTCTTAAAACTCCTCCAAGGCGAGGAGAACAGCACTACAGACAATATGATCTCCCCTCAAGAGCTTGAAAGCTGCAAAGACCAAGCCATGAAAACTCAATTGCCCTCAAACATACTTAAGCTTATAGGGCGAATTAGAATGGAGCTTAGCAAAAAAGGAATTAAGCCCTCAGACAGAAGATATAAGCAGAGCATATCGGTTCTTAAAGCTAAAGCCTATCTTGAAGGCCGGGACGAAGTAGGAGAGGAGGATCTTCGTTATTTAGAAAATGTTCTATGGAGAGACCCAGGAGAGAAAGCAGAGATTCAGTCTGTTATTCACCAAGCCCTTCACGGATATAAAGACAGACTCAGAGAACTGGTTATCCAAGCAAAAGAAATGGATGGCTACAGCAAACGAGATTGGGAAAATGAGGACATGAGCATAAAGGCAAACATAGAAGCCCAGACTAAACTTAAACAGATAGTATCAAATGTGAATGATCTCATACAAGAGTGTGAGCAAAGGGGCAAACCAACCGATGACATTGACAAAGCAAAACTCGAAATTGAAGAGATACAAAAAGAAATTCTAGATAGATTGGTATCCGGCACAGAGGAAATGGCTTAA
- the gspK gene encoding type II secretion system minor pseudopilin GspK yields MKTREKESKIMNKRNSEQGIILVLVIIVVAILTIVVADLIYFTQIDREISTNTVDEVKARYIAKSGVHVAAGTLKGQPLEDLSEIASTIASSSDYASGFWAINVPFFPVGEGTVSVTVVDERAKVNLNALVNESSNRVDQQVLAELKELFRFLEVEESKSERFIASLVNWIDRNMDGSQNDQDSSGANTGFYSGQSNPYNIKDGPLDSVYEVRLIDGMDEEFFNKVKDYVTVYPRDKKINFSTAPKVVMMAAIKASNVPAVEGQGNSDTDEISDDVAEQIADEIIAIREDEPVIGQKKARDVANTVDDTSDISAGLVGVVLNSGYSDVFSVKAVGSLGETNPTKRIIEAILLKTNENSQNKVEIISWKEL; encoded by the coding sequence ATGAAAACGAGAGAGAAAGAATCAAAGATAATGAACAAAAGAAACTCTGAGCAAGGAATTATACTCGTACTGGTAATTATAGTTGTAGCTATTCTTACAATTGTCGTTGCCGACCTAATATACTTTACACAGATAGATAGAGAAATATCTACTAATACAGTTGATGAGGTTAAAGCACGCTATATTGCGAAATCCGGAGTCCACGTTGCTGCCGGAACCTTAAAGGGACAGCCTCTTGAGGATCTAAGTGAGATTGCATCAACTATAGCTTCGAGCAGTGATTATGCCTCAGGGTTTTGGGCGATTAATGTCCCATTTTTTCCTGTAGGGGAAGGAACTGTTTCCGTAACCGTTGTTGATGAAAGAGCGAAGGTAAATTTAAATGCCCTAGTAAATGAATCATCAAATAGGGTTGATCAGCAAGTCTTAGCAGAACTCAAAGAACTATTTAGATTCTTAGAAGTAGAGGAGTCCAAATCTGAGAGGTTTATCGCAAGTTTAGTAAACTGGATAGATAGAAATATGGATGGTAGTCAGAATGATCAGGATTCATCAGGTGCCAATACCGGCTTTTATAGCGGCCAATCAAATCCATATAATATAAAAGACGGTCCGCTAGACAGTGTTTATGAAGTGCGCTTAATTGACGGCATGGATGAGGAGTTCTTCAACAAAGTTAAGGACTATGTAACTGTATACCCAAGGGATAAGAAAATTAATTTTAGCACAGCGCCGAAAGTTGTTATGATGGCAGCCATTAAAGCTTCAAATGTTCCTGCGGTCGAAGGACAAGGCAATTCCGATACAGATGAAATCAGTGATGATGTAGCAGAGCAAATTGCTGATGAGATTATTGCTATAAGAGAAGATGAGCCAGTCATTGGGCAAAAGAAAGCCAGAGATGTGGCAAATACTGTAGACGACACTTCAGACATTAGTGCCGGTCTAGTTGGAGTTGTGCTAAACTCAGGTTATAGTGATGTTTTTTCAGTCAAAGCGGTCGGAAGTCTAGGGGAAACCAATCCTACAAAAAGAATTATAGAGGCGATATTGCTAAAAACTAACGAAAACAGTCAAAACAAGGTAGAAATTATCTCATGGAAAGAGCTCTAG
- a CDS encoding prepilin-type N-terminal cleavage/methylation domain-containing protein encodes MKVTGYIKLQQRSQTTDDGFTLIEVLLAVFIASLVIAVLYASFFQILKAKDKVEQELELYHESRVIFSKITKDLATAFTRGSVNSTGNDSHTDYFVGSQEGNHSTLRFSSLSRSPAADAKESDQTEISYFVENAKDADDPQLLALIRRDDPTIGTDGGGSEYPISERVVGFTLSYIGPVSFAAQNEELNYEWNSNESSSLPNAVNVNIVLRGPNNEDVEFNSLVLIPVVD; translated from the coding sequence ATGAAGGTAACAGGGTATATAAAGTTGCAACAGCGATCTCAAACCACAGATGACGGCTTTACTCTTATTGAGGTACTATTAGCCGTATTCATTGCATCATTAGTTATTGCTGTGCTCTACGCCTCATTCTTTCAGATATTGAAGGCTAAGGACAAGGTAGAGCAAGAATTAGAGCTCTATCACGAGTCCCGGGTAATCTTCTCCAAAATTACTAAAGATCTTGCAACCGCTTTTACAAGAGGAAGCGTTAATTCTACTGGTAACGATAGCCATACTGATTACTTTGTAGGTAGCCAAGAAGGAAACCATAGCACGCTAAGGTTCTCATCACTATCAAGAAGCCCAGCCGCTGATGCCAAAGAATCGGATCAAACAGAGATAAGCTATTTTGTGGAAAATGCCAAGGATGCAGATGACCCGCAGCTACTTGCACTAATTAGAAGAGATGACCCCACAATAGGAACAGACGGAGGTGGATCTGAGTATCCAATATCTGAGCGCGTGGTCGGATTCACTCTTTCTTACATAGGACCTGTATCATTTGCAGCCCAGAACGAAGAACTTAACTATGAGTGGAATTCAAATGAATCATCATCTCTTCCAAATGCAGTAAACGTTAATATAGTATTAAGAGGACCCAACAACGAGGATGTAGAGTTTAATTCACTTGTTTTAATCCCGGTTGTTGATTAA
- a CDS encoding prepilin-type N-terminal cleavage/methylation domain-containing protein codes for MKRKSESSGQKGFTLLEVIIAVAIMGAAMAILLGAVNRNLVQASLSKNQSIAQALAQQKLTEIELNGYPEVGTEQGTYENYPGFNWYVNVLPYDIEQLGTEIRIVMVDIAWDEGNRVYKVATAISNHR; via the coding sequence ATGAAGAGAAAGTCTGAGAGTTCTGGACAAAAAGGATTTACGCTTCTTGAAGTGATAATTGCAGTTGCTATTATGGGAGCGGCTATGGCGATTCTGCTGGGAGCTGTAAATAGAAATTTGGTTCAGGCTTCTCTATCAAAAAATCAGTCAATTGCTCAAGCTCTTGCTCAACAAAAACTAACTGAAATAGAATTAAACGGATATCCAGAAGTTGGTACAGAACAGGGAACTTATGAAAATTATCCTGGGTTTAATTGGTACGTAAATGTTCTTCCTTATGATATAGAGCAATTGGGAACAGAAATAAGAATTGTTATGGTAGACATTGCTTGGGATGAAGGTAACAGGGTATATAAAGTTGCAACAGCGATCTCAAACCACAGATGA
- a CDS encoding prepilin-type N-terminal cleavage/methylation domain-containing protein has product MKKQEGFTLLELLVVILIIGAFFFVAVPKFQDLTQVNLKSASRNLTATIKYLYNEAAFKKTIHRLVFDVENGEYWVERLEGSEYGVPPDTKKHRLPNGIYFKDVITERNLERNPLDNEREFILFLPTGFVEPAVIHLQTDNDRYYTVATKPYTGGTRVYDEYVELLRR; this is encoded by the coding sequence ATGAAAAAACAAGAAGGTTTTACGCTTCTAGAGTTATTGGTTGTGATTTTAATTATTGGGGCGTTCTTTTTCGTTGCGGTACCAAAATTTCAAGATTTAACTCAGGTAAATCTAAAAAGTGCGTCCCGAAACCTGACTGCGACAATAAAATATCTCTATAATGAAGCAGCATTTAAGAAAACTATTCATAGGCTCGTTTTTGATGTAGAAAACGGAGAGTACTGGGTAGAGAGACTTGAAGGAAGTGAATATGGTGTTCCACCTGATACGAAGAAGCATAGACTCCCTAATGGAATATACTTTAAGGATGTAATTACTGAGAGGAATCTAGAAAGAAACCCTCTTGATAATGAGAGGGAGTTTATACTGTTTTTGCCTACTGGGTTTGTAGAACCGGCTGTTATTCATCTACAGACTGATAATGATAGATATTACACCGTTGCTACAAAACCATACACTGGTGGCACTAGAGTATATGACGAGTACGTCGAGCTTTTAAGACGATAG
- the gspG gene encoding type II secretion system major pseudopilin GspG, whose product MKAQGGFTLIEIMVVLLIIAGLAYIVGTNVIGQLDKSKVENTKIQITQLESGLKLFKVDNGFYPDTQQGLDALIQIPTTGREPRRYDPNGYLEGDQVPFDQWGSDFIYVGPDQTGDTTYEIISPGPDGVPQTEDDISSRNIK is encoded by the coding sequence ATGAAAGCCCAAGGTGGTTTTACATTGATTGAAATTATGGTTGTGCTCCTGATTATAGCAGGACTTGCTTATATCGTAGGTACAAACGTTATTGGTCAGCTGGACAAATCTAAAGTGGAAAATACAAAGATTCAGATAACCCAATTAGAGTCTGGTCTAAAGCTGTTTAAAGTAGACAACGGTTTTTATCCTGACACTCAGCAGGGTCTGGATGCTTTAATACAAATTCCTACTACTGGAAGAGAACCTAGAAGATATGATCCAAATGGATATTTAGAAGGAGATCAAGTGCCGTTTGATCAGTGGGGAAGCGATTTTATTTACGTTGGCCCTGATCAGACTGGCGATACGACATATGAAATTATTTCTCCTGGCCCAGATGGGGTGCCTCAAACAGAGGATGATATTTCTAGTCGTAATATAAAATAA